One genomic region from Haloprofundus salinisoli encodes:
- a CDS encoding phosphoribosyltransferase has translation MFDDRTDAGERLADLLERRDVESDLVLAIPRGGLPVGRAAADRLAVPLDVVVAEKLGAPGNPELAIGAVAGDGSVWLNDELIDHLGVSSAYVEKVRENEAENAREKVASYRGGKPVPELEDKRVVLVDDGIATGATAIACLRQIRNAGTAHVTLAVPVAPGDAESRLAGEFDAFVCVQSPREFGAVGQYYRSFEQVSNEEARAMLESYEP, from the coding sequence GTGTTCGACGACAGAACCGACGCGGGCGAGCGATTGGCCGACCTGCTCGAACGACGGGACGTCGAATCCGACCTCGTGCTTGCGATTCCGCGCGGCGGACTCCCGGTCGGCCGCGCCGCCGCCGACCGACTCGCCGTTCCTCTCGACGTCGTCGTCGCGGAGAAACTCGGCGCGCCGGGCAACCCGGAGCTCGCCATCGGAGCCGTCGCGGGCGACGGGAGCGTCTGGTTGAACGACGAGCTGATCGACCACCTCGGCGTGTCGTCGGCGTACGTCGAGAAGGTCCGCGAGAACGAAGCCGAGAACGCCCGCGAGAAGGTCGCGTCCTACCGTGGAGGAAAGCCAGTGCCGGAACTGGAGGACAAACGAGTCGTCCTCGTCGACGACGGCATCGCAACGGGCGCGACGGCCATCGCCTGCCTCCGGCAGATACGAAACGCCGGGACGGCGCACGTCACCCTCGCGGTTCCGGTCGCCCCCGGAGACGCCGAATCACGGCTCGCGGGTGAGTTCGACGCGTTCGTCTGCGTCCAGTCGCCGAGGGAGTTTGGCGCGGTCGGCCAGTACTACCGGTCGTTCGAACAGGTGTCGAACGAGGAGGCGCGGGCGATGCTGGAGTCGTACGAGCCGTGA
- a CDS encoding 60S ribosomal export protein NMD3: MSQTREFCPRCGNPVEERSEPLPGAPRERDEVLCNACYFEDFDLVDAPDRVTVRVCANCGAVHRGNRWVDVGARDYTDVAVDAVSESLGVHLKARDVAWAVEPEQVDQNTIRMHCQFSGVVRGTYVEEEVVVPVYISRETCQRCGRIAGGYYASEIQIRAESREPTPDEQSRAVDIAEEFVAKREEAGDRNAFITESKEVADGTDIKLSTNQLGQAVATRITRELGGNVESYPTLVTEDSDGNEVYRVTYAVRLPRYTPGTVIDPDDEEGPVLVRSVKGNLKGTRLTTGDRYEARFEEGETPDARELGSVDDAEETTVVAVEDDHAVQVLDPETYQSKTIARPSYFDPDADTVSVLKSRAGLHILPEDAVGDK; encoded by the coding sequence ATGAGTCAAACGCGCGAGTTCTGTCCGCGCTGCGGAAACCCGGTCGAGGAGCGGTCCGAACCGCTGCCGGGTGCGCCGCGCGAACGCGACGAGGTGCTCTGCAACGCGTGTTACTTCGAGGATTTCGACCTCGTTGACGCGCCCGACCGGGTGACGGTCCGGGTCTGTGCGAACTGCGGGGCGGTCCACCGCGGCAACCGCTGGGTCGACGTCGGCGCGCGCGACTACACCGACGTCGCCGTCGACGCCGTCAGCGAGTCGCTGGGCGTCCATCTCAAAGCCCGGGACGTGGCGTGGGCCGTCGAACCCGAGCAGGTCGACCAGAACACGATTCGGATGCACTGTCAATTCTCCGGCGTCGTCCGCGGGACGTACGTCGAAGAGGAAGTCGTCGTTCCCGTCTACATCTCGCGGGAGACGTGCCAGCGCTGCGGGCGCATCGCCGGCGGCTACTACGCCAGCGAGATTCAGATCCGCGCCGAGAGCCGCGAACCGACGCCCGACGAGCAGTCGCGGGCGGTCGACATCGCCGAGGAGTTCGTCGCCAAGCGCGAGGAGGCCGGCGACCGAAACGCGTTCATCACCGAGTCGAAAGAGGTCGCCGACGGCACCGACATCAAACTCTCGACGAACCAACTGGGGCAGGCGGTCGCCACGCGCATCACCCGCGAACTCGGCGGCAACGTCGAGAGCTACCCGACGCTCGTCACCGAAGACAGCGACGGCAACGAGGTGTACCGCGTCACCTACGCGGTCCGTCTGCCGCGTTACACGCCCGGGACGGTCATCGACCCCGACGACGAGGAGGGGCCGGTGCTGGTCCGGAGCGTCAAGGGGAACCTGAAGGGGACGCGACTGACGACGGGCGACCGCTACGAGGCGCGCTTCGAGGAGGGTGAGACGCCCGACGCCCGCGAACTCGGCTCGGTCGACGACGCCGAAGAGACGACCGTCGTCGCCGTCGAGGACGACCACGCAGTGCAGGTGCTCGATCCCGAAACGTACCAGTCGAAAACCATCGCGCGACCGTCGTACTTCGACCCCGACGCCGACACGGTGTCGGTGCTGAAGAGTCGGGCGGGACTGCACATCCTCCCCGAGGACGCCGTCGGCGACAAATGA
- the htpX gene encoding zinc metalloprotease HtpX, whose translation MEWKPDWGLRGRMALTMFLLFALYIAFVGVLSQIGYTSMLIFVGIFFLAQFFFSDRLALYSMGAKKVSEDEYPQLHAMVGRLCQQADLPKPDVAVAQSRVPNAFATGRSQKSSTVAVTTGLLQTLDQEELEGVMAHELAHVKNRDVMVMTIASFLSTVAFMIVRWGFWFGGGSRREGGAPIIVAILVSLVVWIVSFLLIRALSRYREYSADRGGATITGKPGALASALLTIDGRMDNVPKEDLREQSEMNAFFIIPIRSGFIGKIASTHPSTENRVERLRQLEREMEGF comes from the coding sequence ATGGAATGGAAACCCGACTGGGGGCTTCGCGGGCGCATGGCGCTCACGATGTTCCTCCTGTTCGCCCTCTACATCGCCTTCGTGGGGGTACTCTCTCAAATCGGATACACGTCCATGCTGATATTCGTGGGCATCTTCTTCCTCGCCCAGTTCTTCTTCAGCGACAGGCTCGCACTGTACAGCATGGGCGCGAAGAAGGTCAGCGAGGACGAGTATCCGCAGCTACACGCGATGGTCGGCCGGCTCTGCCAGCAGGCGGACCTCCCGAAACCCGACGTCGCCGTCGCGCAGTCGCGCGTCCCGAACGCGTTCGCGACCGGTCGGAGTCAGAAGAGCTCCACCGTCGCCGTCACAACGGGGCTGCTGCAGACGCTCGACCAGGAGGAGTTGGAAGGCGTGATGGCCCACGAACTCGCGCACGTGAAGAACCGCGACGTGATGGTGATGACCATCGCGTCGTTCCTCTCGACGGTCGCGTTCATGATCGTCCGCTGGGGCTTCTGGTTCGGCGGCGGCAGCCGCCGCGAGGGGGGTGCGCCCATCATCGTGGCCATCCTCGTCTCGCTCGTCGTGTGGATCGTCTCGTTCCTGCTCATCCGAGCGCTCTCGCGCTACCGCGAGTACTCTGCCGACCGCGGCGGGGCGACAATCACCGGCAAGCCCGGGGCACTCGCCTCCGCGCTGCTGACCATCGACGGCCGGATGGACAACGTTCCGAAGGAGGACCTGCGCGAGCAGTCGGAGATGAACGCGTTCTTCATCATCCCCATCCGCAGCGGCTTCATCGGCAAAATCGCCAGCACCCACCCCTCCACCGAGAACCGCGTCGAGCGCCTCCGTCAACTGGAGCGCGAGATGGAAGGGTTCTGA
- a CDS encoding NAD-dependent epimerase/dehydratase family protein has product MDTVLVTGGLGRSGRWVVNRLAEDYDVLCIDLSQPGFEVSERPRIDFRAADLTDRGETFDLVSEFDPVAVVHWAALPSPTRHAGGRVFETNTMATYNVLVAAARRGANIVWASSESAYGFPFARETPLPDELPVTEAHPMRPEDPYGTSKVVGEEIAKMVVRRYGVSVASVRPSWIQYPGEYNCRDRDDLREDRPLSELDLDVGVGNFWSYVDVRDVASLVATALDTEFDGHEAFHAVAAENYLGVATLDAIEEQFGALPENTDLDGEASALSTAKADRLLDWRPAHPWREAADESVAEPDLLAD; this is encoded by the coding sequence ATGGACACTGTACTCGTCACCGGCGGACTCGGCCGTTCGGGTCGCTGGGTCGTCAACCGACTCGCCGAGGACTACGACGTACTCTGCATTGACCTGTCGCAACCGGGCTTCGAGGTGTCGGAGCGCCCGCGAATCGACTTCCGGGCCGCCGACCTGACCGACCGCGGGGAGACGTTCGACCTCGTCTCCGAGTTCGACCCCGTCGCCGTCGTCCACTGGGCGGCGCTCCCGTCGCCGACGCGCCACGCAGGCGGCCGGGTGTTCGAGACGAACACGATGGCGACGTACAACGTGCTCGTCGCCGCTGCGCGGCGAGGGGCCAACATCGTCTGGGCGTCGAGCGAGAGCGCCTACGGCTTCCCGTTCGCCCGCGAGACGCCGCTACCCGACGAACTTCCCGTCACCGAAGCCCATCCGATGCGACCCGAGGACCCGTACGGCACCTCAAAAGTCGTCGGCGAGGAGATTGCGAAGATGGTCGTCCGTCGCTACGGCGTCTCGGTCGCCTCGGTTCGCCCGTCGTGGATTCAGTACCCTGGCGAGTACAACTGCCGCGACCGAGACGATCTTCGGGAGGACCGACCGCTCTCGGAACTCGACCTCGACGTCGGCGTCGGTAACTTCTGGTCCTACGTCGACGTGCGCGACGTGGCGTCGCTCGTTGCGACGGCGCTCGACACCGAGTTCGACGGCCACGAAGCGTTCCACGCCGTCGCCGCCGAGAACTATCTCGGCGTCGCGACGCTCGACGCGATCGAGGAACAGTTCGGCGCACTCCCCGAGAACACCGACCTCGACGGCGAGGCGTCCGCGCTGTCGACGGCGAAAGCCGACCGCCTGCTCGACTGGCGACCCGCTCACCCGTGGCGCGAGGCGGCCGACGAATCGGTCGCCGAACCTGACCTCCTCGCGGACTGA
- the radA gene encoding DNA repair and recombination protein RadA, whose product MADDDLENLPGVGPATADKLMEAGYRTYESIAVASPSDLGSKADIGESTANDVVLAARDAADIGGFETGSTVLERRQTIGKLSWQIPEADDLLGGGLETQSITEVYGEFGAGKSQITHQMAVNVQLPKEQGGLRGSCIFVDSEDTFRPERIDDMVRGLDDDVLQATMDDREIEGTPADDDAMEELIDDFLDKIHVAKAFNSNHQMLLAEKAEELASEHTDTEWPVRLLCVDSLTAHFRAEYVGRGNLADRQQKLNRHLHDIDRVGNLHNCVIIVTNQVSANPDAFFGDPTQPIGGNILGHKSTFRMYLRKSKGDKRIVRLVDAPNLPDGEAVMRVKNEGLKPE is encoded by the coding sequence ATGGCAGATGACGACCTCGAAAACCTCCCCGGCGTCGGCCCCGCGACCGCAGACAAACTCATGGAAGCCGGCTACCGGACGTACGAGAGCATCGCCGTCGCGAGTCCGAGCGACCTCGGCTCGAAGGCCGACATCGGCGAGAGCACGGCCAACGACGTAGTCCTCGCCGCCCGCGACGCCGCCGACATCGGCGGCTTCGAGACCGGTTCGACGGTGCTCGAACGCCGTCAGACCATCGGCAAACTCAGCTGGCAGATTCCGGAAGCCGACGACCTCCTCGGCGGCGGACTCGAAACCCAGTCTATCACCGAGGTGTACGGCGAGTTCGGTGCGGGTAAATCGCAGATCACGCACCAGATGGCCGTCAACGTCCAACTCCCGAAGGAACAGGGCGGTCTCCGCGGTTCCTGTATCTTCGTCGACTCCGAAGACACGTTCCGCCCCGAGCGAATCGACGACATGGTGCGCGGCCTCGACGACGACGTGCTGCAGGCGACGATGGACGATCGCGAAATCGAGGGCACTCCGGCCGACGACGACGCGATGGAGGAACTCATCGACGACTTCCTCGACAAGATTCACGTCGCGAAGGCGTTCAACTCCAACCACCAGATGCTGCTGGCCGAGAAGGCCGAGGAACTCGCCAGCGAACACACTGACACGGAGTGGCCGGTTCGCCTCCTCTGTGTCGACTCGCTGACGGCGCACTTCCGCGCCGAGTACGTCGGCCGCGGGAACCTCGCCGACCGCCAGCAGAAGCTCAACCGCCACCTCCACGACATCGACCGCGTCGGCAACCTCCACAACTGCGTGATCATCGTGACGAACCAGGTGTCCGCCAACCCCGACGCGTTCTTCGGCGACCCGACCCAGCCCATCGGTGGGAACATCCTCGGCCACAAGTCGACGTTCCGGATGTACCTCCGCAAATCGAAGGGCGACAAGCGTATCGTCCGCCTCGTCGACGCGCCGAACCTCCCCGACGGCGAAGCCGTCATGCGCGTCAAAAACGAAGGCCTGAAGCCCGAATAG
- the sufU gene encoding Fe-S cluster assembly sulfur transfer protein SufU has translation MGMGSDMYRQQILDHYKNPRNYGEMEDPTFSHVGENPSCGDTIKVDVRLEDDGETIEYVSFTGDGCAISQASASLLSEKLQGRTLDELAAMDTDDVTEMLGVDISPMRIKCAVLARQVAQDGAKLHEGELDDLDRTVTEE, from the coding sequence ATGGGTATGGGCTCGGACATGTACCGGCAGCAGATTCTCGACCACTACAAGAACCCGCGCAACTACGGCGAGATGGAGGACCCGACGTTCTCACACGTGGGCGAGAACCCCTCCTGCGGGGACACCATCAAGGTCGACGTTCGCCTCGAAGACGACGGCGAGACCATCGAGTACGTCTCCTTCACCGGCGACGGCTGTGCCATCTCGCAGGCCAGCGCCAGTCTGCTCTCGGAGAAACTGCAGGGGAGGACGCTCGACGAACTGGCAGCGATGGACACCGACGACGTGACCGAGATGCTCGGCGTCGACATCAGTCCGATGCGAATCAAGTGCGCGGTGCTCGCGCGACAGGTCGCCCAGGACGGCGCAAAACTCCACGAAGGCGAACTCGACGACCTCGACAGAACCGTCACCGAGGAGTGA
- the pspAB gene encoding PspA-associated protein PspAB, which yields MGLFDSIRSVLGLRAEADATRAADPEDLFGMSTAYLTMEADLGYDHVGAAALCFSSVDSTDFAETLDEVEAILHAGSEETGTTFRRHEDSHGYQWVVLEDNDPEDLVTSIHFAADEFIERGYGSRLLAAVFGFEKPDENVHAYWIYSFRRGAYYPFAPQTGHERNQRVEFKLQSVLDGELGIEDDERYWYPLWPDSRGGHPWD from the coding sequence ATGGGACTGTTCGACTCGATTCGCTCCGTGCTGGGACTCCGCGCGGAGGCGGACGCGACGCGCGCGGCCGACCCCGAGGACCTCTTCGGGATGTCGACGGCGTACCTGACGATGGAAGCTGATCTCGGCTACGACCACGTCGGCGCGGCGGCGCTCTGTTTCTCGTCGGTCGATAGCACGGACTTCGCCGAGACGCTCGACGAAGTCGAGGCCATCCTCCACGCCGGCAGCGAGGAGACGGGGACGACGTTCCGTCGCCACGAAGACAGCCACGGCTACCAGTGGGTAGTGCTGGAGGACAACGACCCCGAGGACCTCGTGACGAGTATCCACTTCGCCGCCGACGAGTTCATCGAACGCGGCTACGGCTCTCGTCTCCTCGCGGCGGTGTTCGGCTTCGAGAAACCCGACGAGAACGTCCACGCGTACTGGATCTACTCGTTCCGCCGCGGCGCGTACTACCCGTTCGCCCCGCAGACGGGCCACGAGCGTAACCAGCGCGTCGAGTTCAAACTGCAATCCGTCCTTGACGGCGAACTCGGCATCGAGGACGACGAACGCTACTGGTACCCGCTGTGGCCGGATTCACGCGGCGGCCACCCCTGGGACTGA
- a CDS encoding rubrerythrin-like domain-containing protein, which yields MAQHPTQTYECADCGRRLRTNAPPGHCSTCGGEMLNLSITRNS from the coding sequence ATGGCACAACACCCCACACAGACATACGAATGCGCCGACTGCGGCCGACGGCTACGGACGAACGCGCCGCCGGGACACTGTTCGACGTGCGGCGGGGAGATGCTGAATCTCAGCATCACCCGGAACAGTTAG